One stretch of Croceibacterium atlanticum DNA includes these proteins:
- a CDS encoding cryptochrome/photolyase family protein, with amino-acid sequence MSLPQIVWLRRDLRLADQPAFHAAAQAGPVIPVYVLDDDRPGDHAMGGASRWWLHHSLDALSRGLGRHHSRLILRRGDCVEQLCRIAAETGAGAIHAIRHYEPWWQEAERELAGKVDLSLQDGNYLMPPGAVRTGSGEAYKIFTPFYKALLQHMPPRDPLPEVSLSNPESWPESDDLADWGLLPAAPDWAGGMRKAWDVGEDAAHERLEFFLDHVADYEDDRNLPSLDGSSRLSPYLHFGELSPAQVWHEFDGRRGKGVESYRREIVWRDFAQNIICQFPDYPLRNYREQFDNFPWRDPDSDDDAAGDLRAWQTGRTGYPIVDAGMRQLWATGWMHNRVRMIAASFLIKHLLIDWRHGERWFWDTLVDADFGNNGTNWQWVSGTGVDSQMFVRIMAPLSQSEKFDAAAYIREWVPELADLPDEEIHDPEGLLRPADYAEKLIGHREARDRALSIHGDWKS; translated from the coding sequence ATGTCCCTGCCGCAAATAGTATGGCTGCGCCGCGATCTGCGGCTGGCCGATCAGCCCGCTTTCCACGCCGCCGCACAGGCCGGGCCGGTTATTCCGGTCTATGTCCTCGATGACGATCGGCCGGGCGATCATGCAATGGGCGGCGCTTCCCGCTGGTGGCTGCATCATTCGCTCGATGCGCTTTCTCGCGGGCTGGGGCGCCATCATTCGCGCCTGATCCTGCGGCGCGGCGATTGTGTGGAACAATTGTGCCGGATCGCCGCGGAAACCGGGGCGGGGGCGATCCATGCCATCCGCCATTACGAACCCTGGTGGCAGGAAGCGGAGAGGGAACTGGCGGGCAAAGTGGATCTAAGTCTGCAGGATGGAAATTACCTGATGCCGCCCGGTGCCGTGCGTACCGGATCGGGCGAGGCGTACAAGATTTTCACGCCGTTCTACAAAGCGTTGCTGCAACACATGCCGCCCCGCGATCCCTTGCCGGAAGTGAGCCTTTCCAACCCCGAAAGCTGGCCCGAAAGCGATGATCTGGCGGATTGGGGGCTGCTGCCGGCCGCGCCCGACTGGGCAGGCGGAATGCGCAAGGCATGGGATGTCGGGGAAGACGCCGCGCATGAACGGCTGGAATTCTTCCTCGATCATGTCGCCGATTATGAGGACGACCGGAACCTGCCTTCTCTGGACGGTTCATCGCGCCTGTCCCCCTATCTCCATTTCGGGGAGCTTTCGCCGGCGCAGGTCTGGCATGAATTTGACGGGCGCCGGGGGAAGGGGGTGGAAAGCTATCGCCGGGAGATCGTGTGGCGGGATTTTGCGCAGAACATCATCTGCCAGTTCCCGGATTATCCGCTGCGCAATTATCGCGAACAGTTCGACAATTTTCCCTGGCGCGACCCCGATAGCGATGACGATGCGGCCGGCGATCTGCGCGCATGGCAAACGGGCCGCACCGGCTATCCGATCGTGGATGCGGGGATGAGGCAGCTCTGGGCCACGGGCTGGATGCACAACCGGGTGCGCATGATTGCGGCCAGTTTCCTCATCAAGCATTTGCTGATCGACTGGCGGCATGGCGAAAGATGGTTCTGGGATACGCTGGTGGATGCCGATTTCGGGAATAATGGCACGAACTGGCAATGGGTCAGCGGCACGGGCGTGGACAGCCAGATGTTCGTGCGAATCATGGCCCCGCTTTCGCAGTCGGAGAAATTCGACGCGGCAGCCTATATTCGCGAATGGGTGCCGGAACTGGCCGATCTTCCTGACGAGGAAATCCACGATCCCGAGGGTTTGCTGCGGCCGGCGGATTATGCGGAAAAGCTGATAGGGCACCGTGAAGCGCGCGATCGGGCGCTGTCCATTCATGGGGACTGGAAGTCCTGA
- a CDS encoding SDR family NAD(P)-dependent oxidoreductase — translation MAESKPLEGRIALVTGASRGIGAATAKALAAAGAHVVITARKVRDLEAVEDAIHEAGGTATIAPMDLTESDSIARLSAAIAERWDRLDILVIGAAMLPSLTPVTQIEAKPFNQALTLNVLATQALLAAFDPLLKRSKAGRVIGLTSSVGATPRAYWGAYGATKAAFDTLLSCYAQEVERISETRVAILDPGATRTEMRARAYPGEDPQTVKAPETVADHIIEMLQRDWHGLIRERVENPA, via the coding sequence ATGGCAGAAAGCAAACCTCTCGAAGGGCGCATTGCGCTCGTAACCGGCGCCAGTCGCGGCATTGGTGCCGCAACGGCCAAGGCGCTTGCCGCCGCAGGCGCGCATGTCGTGATCACGGCCCGCAAGGTCCGCGATCTGGAGGCGGTGGAAGATGCAATCCACGAAGCGGGCGGCACGGCCACCATCGCCCCGATGGATCTGACGGAGAGCGATTCCATCGCCCGCCTTTCCGCCGCGATTGCCGAACGTTGGGACCGGCTGGACATCCTTGTGATCGGCGCGGCCATGCTGCCCTCGCTTACCCCGGTCACCCAGATCGAGGCGAAGCCGTTCAACCAGGCGCTGACGCTGAATGTGCTTGCCACGCAGGCTCTTCTGGCCGCCTTCGACCCGCTGCTGAAACGCAGCAAGGCCGGCCGCGTGATCGGCCTGACCAGCTCGGTCGGTGCCACGCCGCGCGCCTATTGGGGTGCCTATGGCGCCACCAAGGCCGCGTTCGATACGCTGCTTTCCTGTTACGCGCAGGAGGTTGAGCGGATTTCAGAAACGCGGGTGGCAATCCTCGATCCAGGGGCGACGCGCACGGAAATGCGCGCCCGCGCCTATCCTGGCGAAGATCCGCAGACGGTGAAGGCGCCGGAAACGGTGGCAGACCACATCATCGAAATGCTCCAGCGGGACTGGCATGGGCTGATCCGCGAAAGAGTGGAAAATCCGGCTTAA
- a CDS encoding metal-dependent hydrolase, protein MDNFTHSLAGWALGQTGLKRKTRKGLAALVLGANMPDIDVFFSWVPWEPLAMHRGFTHGLVGGVLLMPPILAWLLWLLDRWQLRRGASFKSGLEMRFGWLVALSYAGAITHPLLDWQNSYAVQLLSPYSDLWFHNDSLFIIDVWIWCGLAFAIWLSRRRERRGDAQWGVPPAIALLTVVAYISANAAITGAAKAAPTYAAPYVTPDRIFVTPEPVLFWRRNLTWKKDGHVAWGEFDPLRKSGGLLSYTPAMPDNLSDPLVRQAMTANDDVEDFLQWSTMTVAEVERGDCTAIVRFGDARFAGRAAGQFTRTVTLPLSGTGCPSPASD, encoded by the coding sequence ATGGACAATTTCACGCATAGTCTTGCGGGCTGGGCGCTTGGCCAGACCGGCCTGAAAAGGAAGACCCGCAAGGGGCTGGCCGCGCTGGTGCTGGGCGCCAACATGCCCGATATCGACGTGTTTTTCAGCTGGGTGCCGTGGGAACCACTGGCCATGCATCGCGGCTTCACCCACGGGCTGGTCGGCGGCGTATTGCTGATGCCGCCAATTCTCGCCTGGCTGCTCTGGCTGCTGGACCGCTGGCAATTGCGCCGCGGCGCCAGCTTCAAGAGCGGGCTGGAAATGCGCTTCGGCTGGCTCGTCGCATTGTCCTATGCCGGTGCGATTACCCATCCGTTGCTGGACTGGCAGAACAGCTATGCGGTGCAATTGCTCTCGCCCTACAGCGATCTCTGGTTCCACAATGATAGCCTGTTCATCATCGACGTGTGGATCTGGTGCGGGCTGGCCTTTGCGATCTGGCTTTCGCGCCGCCGGGAACGGCGCGGCGATGCGCAATGGGGCGTGCCGCCTGCCATCGCCTTGCTCACAGTGGTCGCCTATATCTCCGCCAATGCGGCGATCACCGGCGCGGCCAAGGCTGCGCCGACCTATGCTGCGCCCTATGTCACGCCGGACCGGATTTTCGTGACGCCGGAGCCTGTGCTGTTCTGGCGGCGGAACCTGACCTGGAAAAAGGATGGGCACGTCGCCTGGGGCGAATTCGACCCGCTGCGAAAATCCGGCGGGCTGCTGTCCTATACCCCGGCAATGCCGGACAATCTTTCCGATCCGCTGGTCCGGCAGGCCATGACCGCCAATGACGATGTGGAGGATTTCCTCCAATGGTCGACCATGACAGTCGCAGAAGTGGAGCGGGGCGATTGCACGGCCATTGTTCGCTTTGGCGATGCGCGTTTTGCCGGGCGGGCCGCTGGCCAGTTTACCAGGACGGTCACTCTTCCACTGTCGGGAACCGGATGCCCCTCTCCCGCGTCTGACTGA
- a CDS encoding 2-oxoacid:ferredoxin oxidoreductase subunit beta has product MNDMTPITTTLKDWETDQEVRWCPGCGDYAILKAVQRTLPQLGADPKNTVFVSGIGCSSRFPYYVESYGFHTIHGRAPAFATGIKLANPDLDVWLVTGDGDGLSIGGNHLMHVLRRNVNMQIMLFNNEIYGLTKGQYSPTSREHTRSPSTPLGSVDHPANPCAFALGSGARFVGRGFDVSKKLPDVLKAAHAHQGAAFIEIFQNCIVYNKDVFNDFAAPKGAEDRQLWLADGEPMLFGSEKTGGVKGIALDQENLSLKVVEVVDGDWQSAGVLVHNAKNRVLAHMLVELPFGEFPMPMGIIYDDPAPTYESAVIEEKRRASEGKDTSIARLLAKGQTWTVGGTAADPV; this is encoded by the coding sequence ATGAACGACATGACCCCCATCACCACCACGCTGAAGGACTGGGAAACCGACCAGGAGGTCCGCTGGTGCCCCGGTTGCGGGGACTATGCGATCCTCAAGGCGGTGCAGCGCACGCTGCCGCAGCTTGGCGCGGATCCGAAGAATACCGTCTTCGTGTCCGGCATCGGCTGTTCCAGCCGCTTCCCCTATTACGTGGAAAGCTATGGCTTCCACACGATCCATGGCCGCGCACCGGCCTTTGCCACCGGCATCAAGCTGGCCAATCCGGATCTGGATGTCTGGCTGGTCACGGGTGACGGCGATGGCCTGTCCATCGGCGGTAACCATCTGATGCATGTGCTGCGGCGCAATGTGAACATGCAGATCATGCTGTTCAACAACGAGATTTACGGCCTGACCAAGGGGCAATATTCGCCCACCAGCCGTGAACATACGCGAAGCCCGTCCACCCCGCTCGGCTCGGTCGATCATCCGGCCAATCCTTGCGCCTTCGCGCTCGGTTCCGGCGCGCGGTTTGTCGGCCGCGGTTTCGACGTGTCCAAGAAGTTGCCGGACGTGCTCAAGGCCGCCCATGCCCATCAGGGCGCGGCGTTTATCGAGATCTTCCAGAACTGCATCGTCTACAACAAGGACGTGTTCAACGATTTCGCCGCGCCCAAGGGGGCGGAAGATCGCCAGCTCTGGCTGGCCGATGGCGAACCCATGCTGTTCGGCAGTGAAAAGACCGGCGGCGTGAAGGGTATCGCTCTCGACCAGGAAAACCTCTCGCTGAAAGTCGTCGAAGTAGTGGATGGCGATTGGCAGTCTGCCGGCGTGCTGGTGCACAATGCGAAGAACCGCGTACTGGCGCATATGCTGGTAGAGCTGCCCTTTGGCGAATTCCCCATGCCGATGGGCATCATCTATGATGATCCCGCGCCGACATATGAATCGGCCGTGATCGAGGAAAAACGCCGTGCCAGCGAAGGCAAGGATACCAGCATCGCCCGGCTTCTGGCCAAGGGCCAGACCTGGACGGTTGGCGGGACGGCGGCCGATCCGGTCTGA
- a CDS encoding SAM-dependent methyltransferase, which yields MSTRSAHRGQVLLEGGRRFGSIPGLLARAFAPGFHKILDRIDCGLETGRICAQLPDGATRELGGRAPGFEAEVTIIDWRALLRLATGGSVGWYQAWEAGEWTSPDPVPLFALFMTNGEALGNIGRAKGPWRFVSRLLHGLNRNTRTQAEKNIQAHYDLGNDFYGAWLDPTMSYSSAYNFWAGGLEQGQRNKWQRLADRLGKPETLLEIGCGWGALANHFAEAGSQVTAISLSDEQLAWARDRHPGVDFRKQDYRDVDGQFDGIVSVEMVEALGREYWPTFFDCLSRNLKPGGRAAIQFIAIREAFFDAYAANADFIQAYVFPGGMLINTSEFRRLAEERGLAWQDQEDFGLDYAETLKCWRENFNEAVRQKRLPEGFDANFCDLWRFYLMYCEGGFRGNGITVSQVTLVKS from the coding sequence ATGAGTACACGGAGCGCACATAGGGGGCAGGTGCTGCTCGAAGGGGGGCGCAGGTTCGGATCGATACCGGGCCTGCTCGCACGTGCCTTCGCGCCCGGGTTTCACAAGATACTCGACCGGATAGATTGCGGGCTGGAAACTGGCCGCATCTGCGCTCAATTGCCCGATGGGGCCACGCGCGAACTGGGCGGCCGTGCCCCGGGCTTCGAAGCTGAGGTGACGATCATCGACTGGCGTGCTCTTCTGCGGCTCGCGACCGGCGGATCTGTCGGCTGGTATCAGGCGTGGGAGGCGGGCGAATGGACCAGTCCGGATCCGGTTCCGCTCTTCGCCCTGTTCATGACCAATGGCGAAGCGTTGGGCAATATCGGCCGGGCAAAGGGGCCGTGGCGCTTCGTTTCACGCCTGCTGCACGGCCTCAACCGCAATACGCGGACGCAGGCGGAAAAGAACATTCAGGCGCATTACGATCTCGGCAATGATTTCTACGGCGCCTGGCTCGACCCCACGATGAGCTATTCCAGCGCCTATAATTTCTGGGCCGGTGGCCTGGAACAAGGGCAGCGCAACAAGTGGCAGCGCCTGGCGGACCGGCTCGGCAAGCCGGAAACGCTGCTGGAAATCGGCTGTGGCTGGGGCGCTCTGGCTAATCATTTCGCCGAGGCAGGATCGCAAGTGACGGCGATAAGCCTGTCCGATGAACAGCTGGCATGGGCGCGGGATCGCCATCCGGGCGTCGATTTCCGCAAGCAGGATTATCGCGATGTCGATGGCCAGTTCGATGGCATTGTCAGCGTTGAAATGGTGGAGGCGTTGGGCCGGGAATACTGGCCGACCTTTTTCGATTGCCTCTCGCGTAATCTGAAGCCGGGCGGACGGGCGGCAATCCAGTTCATCGCCATTCGGGAAGCATTCTTTGATGCCTATGCCGCCAATGCCGATTTCATCCAGGCCTATGTCTTCCCCGGCGGCATGTTGATCAATACCAGCGAGTTCCGCCGCCTGGCCGAGGAACGGGGGCTGGCCTGGCAGGATCAGGAAGATTTCGGGCTGGATTACGCCGAAACGCTGAAATGCTGGCGCGAAAATTTCAACGAAGCCGTGAGGCAGAAGCGCCTGCCCGAAGGGTTCGATGCGAATTTCTGCGATCTCTGGCGTTTCTACCTGATGTATTGCGAAGGCGGATTTCGCGGCAATGGCATCACGGTCAGCCAGGTGACGCTGGTAAAGAGCTGA
- a CDS encoding PilZ domain-containing protein, giving the protein MSLQNALGSYGIAAQEDRSAPRTRVAIPARLRVSGGRPFQTVVNDLSLSGFSATSITRLHPGSVCWLTLPGLESLQAEVVWWENNACGCAFARLLSPVVHDHIIEQARAGRVAV; this is encoded by the coding sequence ATGAGCCTGCAAAACGCACTTGGTAGCTATGGCATTGCCGCGCAGGAAGATCGCAGCGCGCCCCGCACAAGGGTTGCCATTCCTGCGCGATTGCGCGTCTCTGGCGGTCGGCCTTTCCAGACGGTGGTGAACGATCTGTCCCTTTCGGGCTTTTCGGCAACCTCCATCACGCGGCTGCATCCCGGTTCGGTATGCTGGCTGACCTTGCCGGGGCTGGAATCGCTGCAGGCCGAAGTCGTGTGGTGGGAAAACAATGCCTGTGGTTGCGCTTTTGCCCGCCTGCTGAGCCCGGTCGTGCACGACCACATTATCGAACAGGCCCGCGCCGGCCGGGTCGCGGTCTGA